TATCAATGTCTGAAGTTTGTATAGGTCTGAAAGTTGTCATGTTTTTTTGGATTGTAGTTTTATAAATTCTTCAGGATTATTTCTGTGGCGTTTTTATTCATCTGGACAAAAGTGCTGGCAATATGCCCTTTTTCAGAACGTTCGTCTTCGTTTTGGATTAAGAAGGAAAGGGTTTCTTCTAATTCTTTTTTGCTTTTTACCGAAATGCAGCCGCCCATTCCTACTAAGGCAACAGCTTCTGAAAATTTAACGTAATTTGGTCCGATAATGATGGGTATGCCAAAAGTGGCGGGCTCTAAAATATTATGTAAACCGGAGGTTCCAAAACCGCCTCCTACATAAGCAATGTCCGCATAACTGTAGATTTTTGTCAGGATGCCAATTGTGTCTATGATAAAAACATCATAATCTGCCAGGGTTTTATTCTTTAGTTCAGAAAACAGTATAGTCTTTTTTGAAATGCTGTTTTTCAGTTCGCTAATCTGTTCGGGTTTTACATTATGAGGAGCGATGATAAATTTGACGCCAAAAGGATTGGTGTTTATAAAATTAACCAATTGGATTTCGTCTTTTGGCCAGGTACTTCCACAAACGACAGTCAGTTTGCCGTCTTTGAATTTTTCTACAAAATCTAAAGAGTTGTCTCTGTTCAGGATTTTTAATACCCGGTCAAAACGAGTGTCGCCACTTATTTTTACATTTTGGAAACCAATTTGTTGTAATAATAATTTGGAACTTTCATTTTGTACAAAAAACATTTTGAAAGCGGTCAGGGCTTTTCTGTAAAAACCGCCATACCATTTAAAGAAAATCTGGTCTTTTCTGAAAATACCGGAGAAGAGATAGGTTGGAATGTTCTGTTCCTTTAATTCCTTTAAATAATTCGGCCAGTATTCATATTTGATAAAAAATGTCATTTCAGGATGTACCAGCCTTAGAAATTCAGCAGCATTTTTTTTCGTGTCCAACGGAAGGTATACGATTACATCTGCTGCAGTTGAGTTTTTCCTGACTTCATATCCTGAAGGCGAAAAAAAGGTCAGTACGATTTTATGTTCCGGATACAGGCTGCGGATTTTTTCCATAACAGGAAGTCCCTGCTCAAATTCGCCAAGCGAAGCCGAATGAAACCAGATGGTTTTGTCTGTTGCCTGGATTTTGTTGCCTAAAGTCCTGAAAACATTTTTTCTGCCGTTTACAAAAAGCTTCATTTTCGGATTGAAAAATGCGATTGCCTTCAGGGCATATCCCGCGATGATTACCAACAGATTATAAAGAAAAAACATACGCCTGATTTTGAATTGCTAAAATACGCTAGTTTCGAGAAATTTCATTGGTCGTCCGTCATTTTATTAGTAGTTTTGCTTGTTTTAAATTTAATTTAGATGAAAAAAATCCAAATGGTTGACCTTAAAGGTCAATATGAAAATATAAAGGAAACAGTAAACAATTCTATTCAGGAAGTTCTCGATACCAATACCTATATTAACGGACCTGAAGTTCACAAATTCCAAAAAAATCTTGAAGAATATCTGGGAGCAAAACACGTGATTCCATGTGCTAATGGAACTGATGCTTTGCAGATTGCCATGATGGCGCTGGATTTAAAACCAGGCGATGAGGTTATCACGGCAGATTTTACTTTTGCGGCAACAGTAGAAGTAATTGCCCTTTTGCAACTGACTCCGGTTTTGGTAGATGTTGAAATAGATACTTTTAATATTTCTGTCGAGGCGATAAAAAAAGCAATTACGCCAAAAACCAAAGCCATTGTTCCGGTTCACCTTTTTGGACAGGCAGCCAATATGGAGGGCATCATGCAGTTGGCCAAAGAGCATAATTTGTATGTGATTGAAGATAATGCTCAGGCAATTGGAGCAAACTACAAATATTTTGATGGCAAAAAAGAAAAAGTAGGTGTGATAGGTCATGTGGCTTCAACTTCCTTTTTCCCTTCCAAAAATTTAGGATGTTATGGTGACGGTGGAGCTATTTTTACCAATGATGACGATTTGGCTCACAAGCTGCGAGGCATAGTAAACCACGGTATGTATGTGCGCTACCACCACGATGTTGTTGGGGTAAATTCCCGTTTGGATAGCATACAGGCAGCGGTTTTAAATGCAAAACTTCCGCTTTTGGATGAATATAATGCGGCAAGACAGCTTGCTGCCCAGAAATACAGCCAGGCTTTGGCAAATCATGACAAAATAGTTACACCTTATATTGCAGGTGAAAGAGATTCGCATGTTTTCCACCAATATACTTTAAGAATATTGAATGCAGACCGAAATGCTTTAATGCAGCATTTATTGGATAAGGGTATTCCATGTGCCATCTACTACCCAATTCCGTTGCACAGCCAGAAAGCCTATCTTGACCCACGCTATACGGAAGAAGATTTCCCGATTACAAACCAATTGGTACAGGAAGTAATTTCATTGCCAATGCATACAGAACTGGACGACGAGCAGATTAAGTTTATCACAGATTCTATTTTGGAATTCCTGGCATAGTATAAGAATTTTACAAAAACGGCAAGACCTTTTTAATTTTTCCATTGTCTATCAAAATAGTAAATAAATTGAAAAAAATATTAGTAACAGGAGGTTTAGGTTTCATTGGCTCGCATACTGTTGTCGAATTGCAGAACGAAGGTTTTGAAGTCGTAATTATTGATAATCTTTCAAATGCAGAAGAAAAGGTTCTGCATGGAATTGAGGCGATTACCGGCCAAAAACCGATTTTTGAAAATCTTGATTTGAGAGAAAAAGAAGCTGTAAGGGCCTTTTTTAAAAAATACAATGATATTGCGGGCGTTATTCATTTTGCGGCTTCAAAAGCGGTGGGTGAAAGTGTGGAAAATCCACTATTATATTATGAAAATAATATTAACGCTTTGGTTTATATATTGCAGGAATTGCAGTCAAAGCCGGGAGCCGATTTTATTTTTAGTTCTTCCTGTACGGTATATGGTCAGGCAGAAAAAATGCCAATAACAGAAGATGCGTCTATTCAACTGGCGGCTTCTCCATATGGAAATACAAAACAGATAGGTGAGGAAATAATCCGGGATGTAGCAAAAGTGTCCAATATTAATGCGATTCTTTTGCGTTATTTCAACCCGATTGGAGCACATCCTTCGGCTGAAATAGGAGAACTTCCTATTGGAGTGCCACAAAATCTGGTGCCTTTTATTACTCAGACAGGTATAGGAATGAGGAAGGAACTTTCGGTTTTTGGTTCAGATTATCCTACACCTGATGGAACATGTATCCGTGACTATATTCATGTTGTTGACCTAGCTAAAGCCCATGTTGTTGCCCTTAAACGATTGATTGACAAAAAAAATGAGACTGCAGTTGAGGTTTTTAATGTAGGAACCGGAAAAGGGAGTAGTGTTTTAGAGGTTATTCGTTCTTTTGAAAAAGTCAGCGGACAAAAATTGCCTTATAAATTGGTTGAAAGACGTGATGGTGATGTAATAGAAGCTTATGCAGATACCCAAAAAGCAAATTCTGTGTTGGGTTGGAAAGCACAATCGACATTGGACGAAGCTATCGAAAGTGCCTGGAAATGGGAAAAGAAAATCAGAAGCTAAATAATAAAAAATCCCGCATTTAAATGCGGGATTTTTTTATGCTGTATAATAGGATTAAGCAGAGAAAGTAGCTGCTTCTTTGTCAATTTTGTTAACCAATCCAATCAGTACTTTTCCAGGTCCTACTTCTGTAAAAGAAGTGGCACCATCTTTAATCATTTGCTGTACAGACTGTGTCCATTTTACAGGAGCTGTCAATTGTGTGATAAGATTCTTCTTAATCTCAATTGGGTCAGAAACTGCGCTTGCAGGCACATTTTGGTATACCGGACATATAGGTTGGGAAAAAACAGTATTTTCGATAGCAGCAGCCAATTCTTCTCTGGCAGGTTCCATCATTGGAGAGTGGAAAGCACCACCAACCGGAAGAATCAGGGCACGTTTTGCTCCGGCAGCTTTCATGGCTTCACAAGCTTTTTCAACAGCTGTTGTTTCACCTGAAATTACCAACTGTCCCGGACAGTTATAGTTAGCAGCCACTACAATGCCGTCAATAGAAGCACAAACTTCCTCAACAATCTGGTCTTCTAAACCTAAAACTGCTGCCATGGTAGAAGGAGTAATTTCGCAGGCTTTTTGCATGGCCATGGCTCTTTGTGAAACCAATTTTAGTCCGTCTTCGAATGATAGGGTGCCATTGGCAACCAGGGCAGAAAATTCGCCTAAAGAGTGACCGGCTACCATTTCCGGTTTGAAATCATTGCCTAATGTTTTGGCAAGGATAACAGAGTGGAGGAAAACGGCAGGTTGCGTTACTTTGGTTTCTTTCAGCTGTTCAGCTGTTCCTTCAAACATAATATCTGTGATTCGAAAGCCTAAAATAGCATTGGCTCTTTCGAATAATTCTTTTGCTAGTTCTGATTGTTCGTATAGGTCTTTTCCCATTCCTGTGAATTGGGCTCCCTGACCTGGAAATACGTATGCCTTCATTTGTTCTCGGTTTTGTTTATTGTCGCAAAAATACTATTTATTCTTAATATCGTATTGATTTATCTTAATGTCGAAATATTGGGTATCATACATCGGAGTCATAGAAAAAAAGAATTTTTTTCGTGCCGCAGCTTCGGTAGGCAGGGTGACGCTATGCAGGTCTTTTTCCAAAATTTTCCAAATCATTTCGGTACAGAAAAATTTTGTATCATCGTCAAAATCTCCTTTGTGGTCAAACGGAATATGCATGGCAAGATATTTTTGAGCCAGTTGTGAAATTTGCGCTCCCATTTTTTTGTCGCAATTTTTGGCACGTGTTACGATGATTTTGTTGGGGAAAGAATATTTAAGGAACTCTTTAAGCGGTTGTAGCTGTAATCCGTCAACGTCTGTCACATCTGAGGATAAAGAATGTACGACATAGAGTGAGTCATTTCTCTTTATGATAATGCCCGCATGTGTTACGTCAATAGGGCCTGAATTGAGCTCTTTGGAAATATAATCGCTAAAAAAGCCAAAGCCTCTGCGGAGTATAAAATCGCCTTCCTCGATTTTTGAAAGTTCATCTTCCGAAAGTCGGGTTATGGCTTCATTTTTTAGGATGGCCTTCTGTTCTGCTTTTTTATCAAAATAAAAGAAAAGTTTGTAGGCAATAATTCCTAAAACAAAAAGCATTGCCGTATAAAAGATAAATTTCTTCATTAGGCAATGCTTTTTTTAATGTTAGGGTTTGTTAGATTATTCTGCTGTTTCTGTTGAATCAGCAGGAACAACTGGTTCATCAGCAGGGGCTGCCAAAGAATCAGTAGCTTCCATATCAGCACCTGGAGCTTTAGCTCCTTCTTTGTTAGCGTTTTCTTTGTCGATAGTTACTTTCCATTTTCCGTCAACTTTCACAAGGTTAAGAGTTTGCTCAGCAGCAGCTTCTGCTTTTCCTCCAACAGTTTTGTATTTTACTGTAGCCTTATCGTCTTTAACTTCAGAAGAAATAATTTCAACTTTTGCGTCGTTCTTTTTTAGCTCGTCTTTTTTAGCGCCAGCCATAGATTCCATCATTCCGATTAATGAAGCTGTTTGCTCATCACAATATTCTTTTGCTTCCTTAAACTCTCCTTTGTTGACGTGGTTTAAGAATTTCTCTGCTACCGCCTCAGGATTGCTGTCGTTAGAACATGAAACAAAAAAAGTGAAG
This portion of the Flavobacterium lindanitolerans genome encodes:
- a CDS encoding 3-deoxy-D-manno-octulosonic acid transferase, with the protein product MFFLYNLLVIIAGYALKAIAFFNPKMKLFVNGRKNVFRTLGNKIQATDKTIWFHSASLGEFEQGLPVMEKIRSLYPEHKIVLTFFSPSGYEVRKNSTAADVIVYLPLDTKKNAAEFLRLVHPEMTFFIKYEYWPNYLKELKEQNIPTYLFSGIFRKDQIFFKWYGGFYRKALTAFKMFFVQNESSKLLLQQIGFQNVKISGDTRFDRVLKILNRDNSLDFVEKFKDGKLTVVCGSTWPKDEIQLVNFINTNPFGVKFIIAPHNVKPEQISELKNSISKKTILFSELKNKTLADYDVFIIDTIGILTKIYSYADIAYVGGGFGTSGLHNILEPATFGIPIIIGPNYVKFSEAVALVGMGGCISVKSKKELEETLSFLIQNEDERSEKGHIASTFVQMNKNATEIILKNL
- a CDS encoding DegT/DnrJ/EryC1/StrS family aminotransferase; translation: MKKIQMVDLKGQYENIKETVNNSIQEVLDTNTYINGPEVHKFQKNLEEYLGAKHVIPCANGTDALQIAMMALDLKPGDEVITADFTFAATVEVIALLQLTPVLVDVEIDTFNISVEAIKKAITPKTKAIVPVHLFGQAANMEGIMQLAKEHNLYVIEDNAQAIGANYKYFDGKKEKVGVIGHVASTSFFPSKNLGCYGDGGAIFTNDDDLAHKLRGIVNHGMYVRYHHDVVGVNSRLDSIQAAVLNAKLPLLDEYNAARQLAAQKYSQALANHDKIVTPYIAGERDSHVFHQYTLRILNADRNALMQHLLDKGIPCAIYYPIPLHSQKAYLDPRYTEEDFPITNQLVQEVISLPMHTELDDEQIKFITDSILEFLA
- the galE gene encoding UDP-glucose 4-epimerase GalE, whose protein sequence is MKKILVTGGLGFIGSHTVVELQNEGFEVVIIDNLSNAEEKVLHGIEAITGQKPIFENLDLREKEAVRAFFKKYNDIAGVIHFAASKAVGESVENPLLYYENNINALVYILQELQSKPGADFIFSSSCTVYGQAEKMPITEDASIQLAASPYGNTKQIGEEIIRDVAKVSNINAILLRYFNPIGAHPSAEIGELPIGVPQNLVPFITQTGIGMRKELSVFGSDYPTPDGTCIRDYIHVVDLAKAHVVALKRLIDKKNETAVEVFNVGTGKGSSVLEVIRSFEKVSGQKLPYKLVERRDGDVIEAYADTQKANSVLGWKAQSTLDEAIESAWKWEKKIRS
- the fabD gene encoding ACP S-malonyltransferase, coding for MKAYVFPGQGAQFTGMGKDLYEQSELAKELFERANAILGFRITDIMFEGTAEQLKETKVTQPAVFLHSVILAKTLGNDFKPEMVAGHSLGEFSALVANGTLSFEDGLKLVSQRAMAMQKACEITPSTMAAVLGLEDQIVEEVCASIDGIVVAANYNCPGQLVISGETTAVEKACEAMKAAGAKRALILPVGGAFHSPMMEPAREELAAAIENTVFSQPICPVYQNVPASAVSDPIEIKKNLITQLTAPVKWTQSVQQMIKDGATSFTEVGPGKVLIGLVNKIDKEAATFSA
- a CDS encoding YiiX/YebB-like N1pC/P60 family cysteine hydrolase; translation: MKKFIFYTAMLFVLGIIAYKLFFYFDKKAEQKAILKNEAITRLSEDELSKIEEGDFILRRGFGFFSDYISKELNSGPIDVTHAGIIIKRNDSLYVVHSLSSDVTDVDGLQLQPLKEFLKYSFPNKIIVTRAKNCDKKMGAQISQLAQKYLAMHIPFDHKGDFDDDTKFFCTEMIWKILEKDLHSVTLPTEAAARKKFFFSMTPMYDTQYFDIKINQYDIKNK
- a CDS encoding DUF4878 domain-containing protein — its product is MKTNTFRSIAGKAFLILGFLSFTFFVSCSNDSNPEAVAEKFLNHVNKGEFKEAKEYCDEQTASLIGMMESMAGAKKDELKKNDAKVEIISSEVKDDKATVKYKTVGGKAEAAAEQTLNLVKVDGKWKVTIDKENANKEGAKAPGADMEATDSLAAPADEPVVPADSTETAE